From one Eptesicus fuscus isolate TK198812 chromosome 3, DD_ASM_mEF_20220401, whole genome shotgun sequence genomic stretch:
- the LOC129148067 gene encoding LOW QUALITY PROTEIN: polyadenylate-binding protein 1-like (The sequence of the model RefSeq protein was modified relative to this genomic sequence to represent the inferred CDS: inserted 2 bases in 2 codons; deleted 3 bases in 2 codons) codes for MNPCAPSYPVASLYVGDLHPDVTEAVLRQEFSPAGPILSIRXCRDMTTRRSLGCACVNFQPPADAECALDTRNFDVIKGKSVRIMWSQRDPPRHKTGVGNIFIKNLDKSIDNKALYDTFSAFGNILSCKVVCDENGSKEYGFVHFESQEAAERAIEKMNGMLLNDRKVFVGRFKSHKEREAELGGRAKEFTNVYIKNFGEDMDDECLKDLFGKFGPALSVKVMTDESGKSKGFGFVSFERHEDAQKAVDEMNGKELTGKQIYVGRAQKKVERQTELKCKFEQVKQDRITRYQGVYLYVKNLDDGIDDERLRKEFSPFGTITSAKVMMEGGLRKGFGFVCFSSPKEATKAVTEMNGRIVATKPLYVALAQRKEEFQAHLTNQYMQRMASVRAVPNPNPLINPYQPAPPSGYFMAAIPQTQNRAAYYPPSQIAQLRPSPRWTAQGARPHPFQNMPGAIRPAAPRPPFSTMRPASSQVPRVMSTQRVANTSTQTMGPRPAVAAAAATPAVRTVPQYKYAXGVCSPQQHLNAQPQVTTQQPAVHVQGQEPLTASMLASAPPPEQKQMLGEWLFPLIRAMHPTLAGKITGMLLEVDNSELLHMLVSPESLHSKVDEAIGVLQAHQAKEASQKAVNSATGVPTV; via the exons ATGAACCCCTGCGCCCCCAGCTACCCTGTGGCCTCGCTCTACGTGGGGGACCTCCACCCCGACGTGACCGAGGCGGTGCTCCGCCAGGAGTTCAGCCCGGCCGGGCCCATCCTCTCCATCA TCTGCAGGGACATGACCACCCGCCGCTCCTTGGGCTGCGCGTGTGTGAACTTCCAGCCACCGGCAGACGCGGAGTGCGCTTTAGACACCAGGAATTTTGATGTAATAAAGGGCAAGTCAGTTCGCATCATGTGGTCTCAGCGTGATCCACCACGTCACAAAACTGGAGTGGGCaacatattcattaaaaatttggaCAAGTCCATTGATAATAAAGCACTGTATGATACCTTTTCTGCTTTTGGTAACATCCTTTCGTGTAAGGTGGTTTGTGATGAAAATGGTTCCAAGGAGTATGGGTTTGTACATTTTGAGTCACAGGAAGCAGCTGAAAGagctattgaa aaaatgaacGGGATGCTTCTGAATGATCGTAAAGTATTTGTTGGGCGATTTAAGTCTCATAAAGAACGAGAAGCAGAACTTGGAGGTAGGGCAAAAGAGTTCACCAATGTTTACATTAAGAATTTTGGAGAAGACATGGATGATGAGTGCCTTAAGGATCTCTTTGGCAAGTTTGGACCTGCCTTAAGTGTGAAAGTAATGACAGATGAAAGTGGAAAATCCAAAGGTTTTGGATTTGTAAGCTTCGAAAGGCATGAAGATGCACAGAAAGCTGTGGATGAGATGAATGGAAAGGAGCTCACTGGAAAACAAATTTATGTTGGCCGAGCTCAGAAAAAAGTGGAACGGCAGACGGAACTTAAGTGCAAATTTGAACAGGTGAAGCAAGATAGGATCACCAGATACCAGGGTGTTTACCTTTATGTGAAAAATCTTGATGATGGTATTGATGATGAACGTCTCCGGAAAGAGTTCTCTCCATTTGGTACAATCACTAGCGCAAAGGTTATGATGGAGGGTGGTCTCCGCAAAGGGTTTGGTTTTGTATgtttctcctccccaaaagaagCCACTAAAGCAGTTACAGAAATGAATGGTAGAATTGTGGCTACCAAACCATTGTACGTAGCTTTAGCTCAGCGCAAAGAAGAGTTCCAGGCTCACCTCACTAACCAGTATATGCAGAGAATGGCAAGTGTGAGAGCTGTCCCCAACCCC AACCCCTTAATCAACCCCTACCAGCCAGCACCTCCTTCAGGTTACTTCATGGCAGCTATCCCACAGACTCAGAACCGTGCTGCATACTATCCTCCCAGCCAAATTGCTCAGCTAAGACCAAGTCCTCGCTGGACTGCTCAGGGTGCCAGACCTCATCCATTCCAAAATATGCCCGGTGCTATCCGCCCAGCTGCTCCTAGACCACCATTTAGTACTATGAGACCAGCTTCTTCACAGGTTCCACGAGTCATGTCCACACAGCGTGTTGCTAACACGTCAACACAGACAATGGGTCCTCGTCCTGCAGTGGCTGCTGCTGCAGCTACTCCTGCTGTCCGCACCGTTCCACAGTATAAATATG GAGGAGTTTGCAGTCCTCAACAACATCTTAATGCACAGCCACAAGTTACCACgcagcagcctgctgttcatgTACAAGGTCAGGAGCCTTTGACTGCTTCCATGTTGGCATCTGCCCCTCCTCCAGAGCAAAAGCAAATGTTGGGTGAATGGCTGTTTCCTCTCATTCGAGCCATGCACCCTACTCTTGCTGGTAAAATCACTGGCATGTTGTTGGAGGTCGATAATTCAGAACTTCTTCATATGCTTGTGTCTCCAGAGTCTCTCCATTCTAAAGTTGATGAAGCTATAGGTGTACTACAAGCCCACCAAGCTAAAGAGGCTTCCCAGAAAGCAGTTAACAGTGCCACCGGTGTTCCAACTGTTTAA